In the Thauera sedimentorum genome, one interval contains:
- the parA gene encoding ParA family partition ATPase: MKKQLSIALVSQKGGAGKTTIAMQLAAALSAGGRRVAVADLDPQESALRWNEAASGEPPFPERVFAVAGDAAAIAETVRRGAEECALVVLDCPPSIEHPHTLAALEFVDLALVPVVPGPTDLWSTRAVERLILLVQQRRRALRAALLPNRVQRTALAGDVLEVMREFSLPVMPVALAQRTAYAQSAVQGGSVFQLGRAAQAAREEMTRLAAAVIDMTGEKNR, translated from the coding sequence ATGAAAAAGCAGCTATCCATCGCGCTCGTATCCCAGAAAGGCGGTGCGGGCAAAACCACCATTGCCATGCAGCTTGCCGCCGCGCTCAGCGCAGGCGGCAGGCGGGTGGCGGTGGCCGACCTCGACCCGCAGGAAAGCGCGCTGCGCTGGAATGAAGCGGCCAGCGGCGAACCGCCGTTTCCCGAGCGGGTGTTCGCGGTGGCGGGCGATGCCGCCGCCATCGCCGAAACAGTGAGACGCGGGGCGGAAGAATGCGCCCTGGTGGTGCTCGACTGCCCGCCTTCGATCGAACACCCGCACACCCTGGCCGCACTGGAGTTCGTCGACCTGGCCCTGGTGCCGGTGGTACCCGGGCCGACCGACCTGTGGTCCACCCGCGCGGTGGAGCGGCTGATCCTGCTGGTGCAGCAGCGCCGCCGGGCGCTGCGCGCGGCCTTGCTGCCCAACCGGGTGCAGCGCACCGCACTGGCCGGTGACGTGCTCGAGGTCATGCGCGAATTCAGCCTGCCGGTCATGCCGGTGGCGCTCGCACAGCGAACCGCCTACGCGCAGAGCGCGGTGCAGGGCGGTTCGGTCTTCCAGCTCGGACGTGCGGCGCAGGCCGCACGTGAGGAAATGACGCGGCTGGCGGCCGCGGTGATCGACATGACAGGAGAGAAGAACCGATGA
- a CDS encoding error-prone DNA polymerase, with amino-acid sequence MNSPPYAELHCLSCFSFLLGASHPEELVRQAAALGYTALALTDECTLAGVVRAHGEIRGQQLPLKLIVGSRVLLEDGTGLVLLAAERGGYGRLSRLISRGRRAAPKGEYRLSRADLEDGLPGCLALLLAPADGASLEARLAEQADWLGRCFPGRAWIAVDCPCGPDEQARQGTVQAVARRTGLPVVAATGALMHEAARRELADVLTAIRLRTPLAEAGLALAANAERRLHHPAELARRLPAEWLAESLVVAGRCTFSLDELRYEYPEELVPPGESAASWLRRLVEGGLAWRYGPAGHRPQVAAPGHDCRPSPADDPAPPRVRGMVEHELALIAELRYEPYFLTVHDIVHFARSVGILCQGRGSAANSVVCWALGITEVHPEQGIMLIERFISRERNEPPDIDVDFEHDRREEVIQYLYRKYGRERAALAATVISYRPRSALRDVGRALGLDEPRIERLTRGQQWFDGRQIAPERLREAGLDPASPVARRLTDLVHTLLGFPRHLSQHVGGFVIARGRLDELVPVENAAMDGRTVIQWDKDDLDTMGLLKVDVLALGMLSALRRSLALLSEWEQRTVTMADIPREVPAVYDMLSAADAIGVFQVESRAQLTMLPRLKPRTFYDLVVEVAIVRPGPIQGGMVHPYLGARERAARGEDPLDGVRGEIRPVLERTLGVPIFQEQVMQLAMAAAGFTPGEADQLRRSMGTWRGKGELDRYRQKLMAGMAKNDYPAEFAERLCRQIEGFGSYGFPESHAASFALLVYCSAWIKRFHPAAFLCGLLNSQPMGFYSPSQLIQDARRHDVPVLPPDVCHSRWESTLAPSAATADGATRPPPAVRLGLHLVKGFNAAAAVRIVAAREERPFADVADLADRAALDAAELRILASGGALAGLAGHRRQALWQAAGDVSLPGVLHGAPRNEARLALPAASEAQEIVADYARLGFTLGRHPLALLREHLAAMRFLSAQQITACQDRQLARAAGVVTCRQRPGTAKGTLFVTLEDETGLINVIVRPELLEAQRRELLGARLLGVYGQISRQGKVVHLVAGRVVDHSALLGQLEARSRDFH; translated from the coding sequence TGCCTGTCCTGCTTCAGCTTCCTGCTCGGCGCCTCCCACCCCGAGGAGCTTGTCCGGCAGGCCGCAGCACTGGGCTACACCGCACTGGCGCTCACCGACGAATGCACGCTGGCCGGGGTGGTGCGTGCGCACGGCGAGATCCGTGGCCAGCAGCTGCCGCTCAAGCTGATCGTTGGCAGCCGCGTGTTACTGGAAGACGGCACCGGGCTGGTGCTGCTGGCGGCCGAGCGCGGAGGCTACGGCCGGCTCTCCCGCCTGATCAGCCGGGGTCGGCGTGCGGCGCCCAAGGGCGAGTACCGCCTGAGCCGTGCCGACCTGGAAGACGGCCTGCCCGGCTGCCTCGCCTTGCTGCTGGCACCGGCCGATGGTGCAAGCCTGGAAGCGCGTCTGGCGGAGCAGGCCGACTGGTTGGGACGGTGTTTCCCCGGCCGCGCGTGGATTGCGGTGGACTGCCCCTGCGGCCCCGACGAGCAGGCCCGGCAGGGCACGGTGCAAGCGGTCGCCCGCCGCACCGGACTGCCGGTCGTGGCGGCCACCGGCGCATTGATGCACGAGGCCGCACGGCGCGAGCTGGCCGACGTCCTCACCGCGATCCGCCTGCGCACCCCGCTGGCCGAAGCCGGCCTTGCGCTGGCCGCCAACGCCGAACGCCGCCTGCACCACCCGGCAGAACTGGCCCGCCGCCTGCCGGCCGAGTGGCTCGCCGAAAGCCTGGTGGTGGCGGGCCGCTGCACTTTCTCGCTGGACGAACTGCGCTACGAATATCCCGAAGAGCTGGTGCCGCCGGGCGAATCGGCCGCTTCCTGGCTGCGCCGCCTGGTCGAAGGCGGGCTCGCCTGGCGCTATGGACCGGCGGGCCACCGCCCGCAAGTTGCCGCACCGGGCCATGACTGCCGCCCCTCCCCGGCCGACGATCCCGCACCGCCGCGGGTGCGCGGCATGGTGGAGCACGAACTCGCCCTGATCGCCGAACTGCGCTACGAGCCCTACTTCCTCACCGTGCACGACATCGTGCACTTCGCCCGCAGCGTCGGCATCCTGTGCCAGGGGCGTGGCTCGGCGGCCAACTCGGTGGTGTGCTGGGCGCTGGGCATCACCGAGGTGCATCCCGAGCAGGGCATCATGCTGATCGAGCGCTTCATCTCGCGCGAGCGCAACGAGCCGCCGGACATCGACGTCGATTTCGAGCACGACCGCCGCGAGGAGGTCATCCAGTACCTGTACCGCAAGTACGGTCGCGAGCGCGCCGCGCTGGCCGCCACGGTGATCAGCTACCGCCCGAGGAGCGCGCTGCGCGACGTCGGCCGCGCGCTGGGCCTGGACGAGCCGCGCATCGAGCGCCTGACCCGCGGCCAGCAGTGGTTCGACGGCCGCCAGATCGCCCCCGAACGTCTGCGCGAAGCCGGCCTGGACCCGGCAAGCCCGGTCGCACGCCGGCTCACCGACCTGGTGCACACCCTGCTCGGCTTCCCGCGCCATCTGTCGCAGCACGTCGGCGGCTTCGTCATCGCGCGCGGCCGGCTGGACGAACTGGTGCCGGTGGAGAACGCCGCGATGGACGGGCGCACGGTGATCCAGTGGGACAAGGACGACCTCGACACCATGGGCCTGCTCAAGGTGGACGTGCTCGCCCTGGGCATGCTCTCCGCACTGCGCCGCAGCCTCGCGCTGCTGTCCGAATGGGAGCAGCGCACCGTGACCATGGCCGACATCCCGCGTGAGGTGCCGGCGGTGTACGACATGCTCAGCGCAGCCGACGCCATCGGCGTGTTCCAGGTCGAGTCGCGCGCCCAGCTCACCATGCTGCCGCGGCTCAAGCCGCGCACCTTCTACGACCTGGTGGTGGAAGTGGCCATCGTCCGCCCGGGGCCGATCCAGGGCGGCATGGTGCATCCCTACCTGGGCGCCCGCGAGCGCGCCGCGCGCGGCGAAGACCCGTTGGACGGCGTGCGCGGGGAGATCCGCCCGGTGCTGGAACGCACCCTGGGCGTGCCGATCTTCCAGGAGCAGGTCATGCAACTGGCGATGGCCGCGGCCGGCTTCACGCCCGGCGAGGCCGACCAGCTGCGCCGCTCCATGGGCACCTGGCGCGGCAAGGGCGAACTCGACCGCTACCGCCAGAAGCTGATGGCCGGCATGGCAAAGAACGACTATCCGGCGGAGTTCGCCGAACGCCTGTGCCGCCAGATCGAGGGCTTCGGCAGCTACGGTTTCCCTGAATCCCACGCGGCCAGCTTCGCCCTGCTGGTGTATTGCTCGGCCTGGATCAAACGCTTCCACCCGGCAGCCTTCCTGTGCGGCCTGCTCAACAGCCAGCCGATGGGCTTCTATTCGCCGTCGCAACTCATCCAGGACGCCCGCCGCCACGACGTGCCGGTGCTGCCGCCAGATGTCTGCCACAGCCGCTGGGAGAGCACGTTGGCGCCGTCCGCCGCGACTGCCGACGGCGCGACCAGACCGCCGCCCGCAGTGCGCCTGGGCCTGCATCTGGTCAAGGGCTTCAATGCCGCCGCGGCCGTACGCATCGTCGCCGCGCGCGAAGAGCGCCCGTTTGCGGACGTCGCCGACCTGGCCGACCGCGCCGCGCTCGACGCCGCCGAGCTGCGCATCCTGGCCAGCGGCGGCGCACTGGCCGGGCTGGCCGGCCACCGCCGCCAGGCGCTGTGGCAGGCCGCCGGCGACGTGTCGCTACCCGGCGTGCTGCACGGCGCGCCGCGCAACGAGGCGCGCCTCGCCCTGCCGGCGGCCTCCGAAGCGCAGGAGATCGTCGCCGACTACGCCCGCCTGGGCTTCACGCTGGGGCGGCATCCGCTGGCCCTGCTGCGCGAGCACCTGGCCGCGATGCGCTTTCTTAGCGCACAGCAGATCACCGCCTGCCAGGACCGCCAGCTCGCCCGCGCAGCCGGCGTGGTCACCTGCCGCCAGCGTCCGGGCACCGCCAAGGGCACGCTGTTCGTCACCCTGGAGGACGAGACCGGGCTGATCAACGTCATCGTCCGCCCGGAACTGCTGGAAGCCCAGCGCCGCGAACTGCTCGGCGCCCGCCTGCTCGGCGTCTATGGCCAGATCAGCCGCCAGGGCAAGGTGGTGCATCTGGTGGCCGGCCGGGTGGTGGACCATTCCGCGCTGCTCGGCCAACTGGAGGCGCGCAGCCGGGATTTTCATTGA
- a CDS encoding EAL domain-containing protein translates to MKLRSFILATSVVVGIVFLGGSWWAISKGFDEAFREHARSQADDVAALTFSAMYEIMSRGWTREEAERFLAGIHGSDDTDAGNDRLKVMIFRAPAVVERYGEIHQPDPGRLARETLATGEGADSAEFGVFRRTFPLKAEARCLACHDNAEVGEVLGAIEVRQPYEAVLWNVRTGFYISALPSLLLGMIVALGAVWWVSLRIERSVDEVENSLESINSFDDLRHLAVNEDRHTFDEFHQVHGSIMSLATKLRSVAVDKDILLFEIGLLEKFVITSEVIRDWRVYVGRLLEDINSVIEAHVLFSVFQIDDELFDIEIFWYLSPDENGRKQVEQSIRDALIADSRFGEPATLNIHHHTPEKERTLTHAEQDAMVLRIKSFFVDRPRIGSIVGIGVQSDALADHTHSLVLDSILSTLLNVVGSIKAIHKYTRDLEYYATRDPLTDLYNQRVFWELLGYEIGRSQRHNAKCTLLLIDLDNFKLINDHYGHATGDRFLQRFAEAVDSSLRGGDILARYGGDEFVVVLPETDVEQGYSIAQRVLAAAKSVSLEATPGGEQIRGSVSIGLAVYPDHASDAKDLFLFADNMMYRAKAEGKERVSLPSTEDVMAVFRDVSEMGVAVLAAVNERRVIPFFQPIMGLQGNRLAAVEVLSRLEVNGELMRADQFIEIAEKIGIIHRLDTIVIEAALAKIKESDYDGYIFFNLSPRALVLSEFARTLRTVVKASGIAPERIVFEITERDTVKNLSLLERFITDLKSEGFGLAIDDFGSGFSSFHYLRRFPFDFLKIEGDFIANMLNSERDRVFVQSITSLAKALNIKVVAEFVESAEVLEMLRELEIDFAQGYYIGRPDRQVAMSDAVSSPA, encoded by the coding sequence ATGAAACTGCGCAGCTTCATCCTCGCTACCTCGGTAGTCGTCGGCATCGTCTTTCTGGGAGGCAGTTGGTGGGCCATCAGCAAGGGGTTCGACGAAGCTTTCCGTGAACACGCCCGCAGCCAGGCCGACGACGTGGCCGCGCTCACCTTCTCGGCGATGTACGAGATCATGAGCCGCGGCTGGACCCGTGAGGAGGCCGAGCGCTTTCTGGCCGGCATCCACGGCAGCGACGACACGGACGCCGGCAATGACCGCCTAAAGGTGATGATCTTCCGCGCGCCGGCGGTTGTCGAACGCTACGGCGAAATCCACCAGCCCGACCCCGGCCGTCTCGCGCGCGAAACGCTGGCTACCGGCGAGGGTGCGGATTCGGCCGAGTTCGGCGTGTTCCGCCGCACCTTCCCGCTCAAGGCCGAAGCGCGCTGCCTGGCCTGCCACGACAACGCCGAAGTGGGCGAAGTGCTCGGCGCGATCGAAGTACGGCAGCCCTACGAGGCGGTGCTGTGGAACGTGCGCACCGGTTTCTACATCAGCGCCCTGCCCAGCCTGCTGCTCGGCATGATCGTGGCGCTCGGCGCGGTGTGGTGGGTCAGCCTGCGCATCGAGCGCAGCGTGGACGAGGTGGAGAACAGCCTGGAGTCGATCAACAGCTTCGACGACCTGCGCCACCTCGCGGTGAACGAGGACCGCCACACCTTCGACGAATTCCACCAGGTACATGGCTCCATCATGTCGCTGGCCACCAAGCTGCGCTCGGTGGCGGTGGACAAGGACATCCTGCTGTTCGAGATCGGCCTGCTGGAGAAATTCGTCATCACCTCCGAGGTGATCCGCGACTGGCGCGTTTATGTCGGCCGCTTGCTGGAAGACATCAACAGCGTGATCGAAGCTCACGTGCTGTTCTCGGTGTTCCAGATCGACGACGAACTGTTCGACATCGAGATCTTCTGGTACCTCAGCCCGGACGAAAACGGCCGCAAGCAGGTCGAGCAGTCCATCCGCGACGCGCTGATCGCCGACAGCCGCTTCGGCGAACCGGCCACGCTGAACATCCACCATCACACACCGGAGAAGGAGCGCACGCTGACGCACGCCGAACAGGACGCGATGGTCCTGCGCATCAAGTCCTTCTTCGTGGACCGCCCGCGCATCGGCAGCATCGTCGGCATCGGCGTGCAGTCGGACGCGCTGGCCGACCACACCCACAGCCTGGTGCTCGACAGCATCCTGTCCACCCTGCTCAACGTGGTGGGCTCGATCAAGGCCATCCACAAGTACACCCGCGACCTGGAGTACTACGCCACCCGCGACCCGCTCACCGATCTCTACAACCAGCGGGTGTTCTGGGAGCTGCTGGGCTACGAGATCGGCCGCAGCCAGCGCCACAACGCCAAGTGCACCCTGCTGCTGATCGACCTGGACAACTTCAAGCTGATCAACGACCACTACGGCCACGCCACCGGCGACCGCTTCCTGCAGCGCTTCGCCGAGGCAGTGGACAGCTCGCTGCGCGGCGGCGACATCCTGGCGCGCTACGGCGGCGACGAGTTCGTCGTGGTGCTGCCTGAGACCGACGTCGAGCAGGGCTACTCGATCGCCCAGCGCGTGCTCGCCGCAGCCAAGTCGGTGTCGCTCGAGGCGACGCCGGGCGGCGAGCAGATCCGCGGTTCGGTGTCCATCGGCCTGGCGGTGTATCCGGACCATGCGTCGGACGCCAAGGACCTCTTCCTGTTCGCCGACAACATGATGTACCGCGCCAAGGCCGAGGGTAAGGAGCGCGTGTCGCTGCCGTCCACCGAGGACGTGATGGCGGTGTTCCGCGATGTCTCGGAGATGGGCGTGGCGGTGCTGGCGGCGGTCAACGAGCGCCGCGTGATCCCCTTCTTCCAGCCCATCATGGGCCTGCAGGGCAATCGCCTGGCGGCGGTGGAAGTCCTCTCCCGCCTGGAGGTGAACGGCGAACTGATGCGTGCGGACCAGTTCATCGAGATCGCCGAGAAGATCGGCATCATTCACCGGCTCGACACCATCGTCATCGAAGCCGCGCTGGCCAAGATCAAGGAAAGCGACTACGACGGCTACATCTTCTTCAACCTGTCGCCGCGCGCCCTGGTGCTCTCCGAGTTCGCCCGCACCCTGCGCACCGTGGTCAAGGCATCCGGCATCGCGCCCGAGCGCATCGTCTTCGAAATCACCGAACGCGACACGGTGAAGAACCTGTCGCTGCTCGAACGCTTCATCACCGATCTCAAGTCGGAAGGCTTCGGCCTGGCGATCGACGACTTCGGCTCGGGCTTCTCGTCCTTCCACTACCTGCGCCGCTTCCCCTTCGACTTCCTCAAGATCGAAGGCGACTTCATCGCCAACATGCTCAACAGCGAGCGCGACCGGGTGTTCGTGCAGAGCATCACCTCGCTGGCCAAGGCGCTCAACATCAAGGTGGTGGCGGAGTTCGTGGAATCGGCCGAGGTGCTGGAGATGCTGCGCGAGCTGGAAATCGACTTCGCACAGGGCTACTACATCGGCCGCCCGGACCGCCAGGTGGCAATGTCGGACGCGGTCAGCAGCCCGGCGTGA
- the pabB gene encoding aminodeoxychorismate synthase component I, with product MLPTPPFALFDDNQDAAGDLLLSELRQTLSCERAEDIDATFAAIEAAQAAGHWVALAAAYELGYLLEPRLAPLLPAEREGPLLTAWVFARGERRSAAQTADDIAATLAPLDEHQRLAGLVDLTPTLDAGRYRTAVERIRALIHAGDCYQVNYTFALAGRSYGAPLALYERLRRAQPVRYGAYIEDGQRRLLSRSPELFIERRGRRLVCRPMKGTAPRASDPQALAESAKNRAENVMIVDLIRNDLGRLAPPGGVRVEALCEIEAYPSVWQMTSTVSAEPVTAGLCDIFRALFPCGSVTGAPRIRAMEIIRELEAQPRGVYCGAIGWLAPDGDFRFNVPIRTLAIDGRGGARLGIGSGIVADSDPDDEWSECLLKGSFVHREPPGFALIETLRCDPAEAEPYPLFERHLARLARSARALGFACDLPAARAALLRQADGLAGPQRVRLQLEADGTFAITAAPLDDLPDAVSVTLSTSPLRANDPLLRHKTTARSLYDRELAQAMAAGYFDLLYFNERGELCEGARSSVFVELDGQLWTPPLTCGLLDGVWRRKMLDEGRARERVLTLADLRAASALYLGNALRGLLQVRLARISHTGTSRGGRGAAVVRRTDRSTPKA from the coding sequence ATGCTCCCCACCCCGCCCTTCGCGCTGTTCGACGACAACCAGGATGCCGCCGGCGATCTGCTGCTCAGTGAGCTGCGCCAGACCCTGAGCTGCGAGCGGGCCGAAGACATAGATGCGACCTTCGCCGCCATCGAGGCCGCCCAGGCCGCCGGGCACTGGGTGGCGCTGGCGGCCGCCTATGAGCTGGGTTATCTGCTGGAGCCGCGCCTCGCGCCGCTGCTGCCGGCCGAGCGCGAGGGGCCGCTGCTCACCGCCTGGGTGTTCGCCCGCGGCGAGCGGCGCAGCGCGGCGCAGACCGCCGACGACATCGCGGCCACGCTCGCGCCGCTGGACGAGCATCAGCGCCTCGCCGGCCTCGTCGATCTCACGCCGACGCTGGACGCCGGGCGCTACCGCACCGCGGTCGAGCGCATCCGCGCGCTGATCCACGCCGGCGACTGCTACCAGGTCAACTACACCTTCGCGCTCGCCGGGCGCAGCTACGGCGCCCCGCTGGCCCTCTACGAGCGCCTGCGCCGCGCCCAGCCGGTGCGCTACGGGGCCTATATCGAGGATGGGCAGCGCCGCCTGCTCTCGCGTTCGCCGGAGCTGTTCATCGAGCGCCGCGGCCGCCGCCTCGTCTGCCGGCCGATGAAGGGCACCGCGCCGCGTGCCAGCGACCCGCAGGCGCTGGCGGAGTCCGCCAAGAACCGCGCCGAGAACGTGATGATCGTGGACCTGATCCGCAACGACCTCGGCCGCCTCGCCCCGCCCGGCGGCGTACGGGTCGAGGCCTTGTGCGAGATCGAGGCCTATCCCAGCGTCTGGCAGATGACCTCCACGGTCAGCGCCGAGCCAGTCACCGCCGGCCTGTGCGACATCTTCCGCGCCCTCTTCCCCTGCGGCTCGGTCACCGGCGCGCCGCGCATCCGTGCGATGGAGATCATCCGCGAGCTGGAAGCACAGCCGCGCGGCGTCTATTGCGGCGCGATCGGCTGGCTGGCGCCGGACGGCGACTTCCGCTTCAACGTGCCGATCCGTACGCTCGCCATCGACGGGCGCGGCGGTGCCCGCCTGGGCATCGGCAGCGGCATCGTGGCCGATTCCGATCCGGACGACGAATGGAGCGAGTGCCTGCTCAAGGGCAGCTTCGTGCACCGTGAGCCGCCGGGTTTCGCGCTGATCGAGACCCTGCGCTGCGATCCGGCCGAGGCTGAGCCCTATCCGCTGTTCGAACGCCATCTCGCCCGCCTGGCGCGCTCGGCGCGCGCGCTGGGCTTTGCCTGCGACCTGCCGGCGGCACGTGCCGCCTTGCTCCGCCAGGCAGACGGGCTCGCCGGCCCGCAGCGCGTGCGCCTGCAGCTGGAAGCGGATGGAACATTCGCGATCACCGCCGCGCCATTGGACGACTTGCCGGACGCTGTGAGCGTCACGCTGTCCACCAGCCCGCTGCGTGCCAACGATCCGCTGCTGCGCCACAAGACCACCGCCCGCAGCCTCTACGACCGCGAGCTGGCGCAGGCCATGGCCGCCGGCTACTTCGACCTGCTGTACTTCAACGAGCGCGGCGAATTGTGCGAAGGCGCGCGCAGCAGCGTGTTCGTGGAACTGGACGGCCAACTGTGGACGCCGCCGCTCACCTGCGGACTGCTCGACGGCGTATGGCGCCGGAAGATGCTCGACGAAGGCCGCGCGCGCGAGCGCGTGCTGACCCTGGCCGACCTGCGCGCGGCATCCGCCCTCTACCTGGGCAACGCCTTGCGCGGGCTGCTGCAGGTGCGGCTAGCCCGCATTTCTCACACTGGCACGTCACGAGGGGGCCGAGGCGCCGCAGTGGTTCGCCGTACGGACCGATCGACGCCGAAGGCGTAG